A single genomic interval of Daucus carota subsp. sativus chromosome 1, DH1 v3.0, whole genome shotgun sequence harbors:
- the LOC108199573 gene encoding SKP1-like protein 21: MQVIPMANEIEINNSMSKVPKELDKQELLQEKDKCVWIQTVDGGTVQVEQQILQLSPELWLQIKSGVGLMKSKPLLAPPKVQVAALTSVVEYCRFHRVPDRSDKERKLFADKFLKKDLDSLCLLTHAARYLGLECLCDKLCEAIARHISNSSSQEKHDIYRYATKHAKPETLEDMKNFIGPLQRRLIQKLSVKKEKELAEQENAMKVKAEVEASKCEDKCSVDDLVSFINGGDGDSKKGRTKKKKNHRRKKGPKAVPSVCPTAEPSSSTRDGSLPVEDEFDDGDCDPALKEEIDREIKEFARRLGLDLED, translated from the exons ATGCAG GTTATCCCGATGGCTAACGAAATCGAAATTAACAACTCAATGTCAAAAGTCCCAAAAGAGCTTGATAAACAAGAGTTGTTGCAGGAGAAAGACAAG TGTGTATGGATTCAAACTGTTGATGGTGGAacagtacaagtagaacaacagATCCTGCAATTATCCCCTGAGTTATGGCTTCAAATTAAATCAGGAGTCGGTTTAATGAAGAGCAAACCCCTTTTGGCGCCTCCAAAAGTTCAAGTAGCTGCATTGACTTCAGTAGTTGAATACTGTCGATTTCATCGAGTACCTGATCGCTCTGACAAG GAGCGCAAGTTGTTTGCtgacaaatttttgaaaaaggaTTTGGACAGTCTTTGTCTTTTGACACATGCTGCACGGTATCTAGGGCTGGAGTGTCTGTGTGATAAACTCTGTGAGGCTATTGCTCGGCATATTTCAAATAGTTCCTCCCAAGAGAAACATGATATCTATCGTTATGCTACGAAACATGCAAag CCGGAAACACTGGAGGACATGAAGAATTTTATTGGCCCCTTGCAAAGAAGGCTCATTCAAAAACTGTCGGTGAAAAAGGAGAAAGAACTTGCAGAACAAGAGAACGCAATG AAAGTGAAGGCTGAAGTGGAGGCTTCGAAGTGTGAAGATAAATGTTCAGTTGATGACCTTGTTTCATTTATTAATGGAGGAGATGGAG ACTCTAAGAAAGGACGAacgaagaaaaagaagaatcaCAGAAGAAAGAAGGGACCAAAAGCTGTTCCTTCAGTCTGTCCTACAGCTGAACCGAGTTCCTCAACTCGGGATGGTAGCCTCCCTGTTGAGGATGAATTTGATGATGGTGATTGCGATCCTGCTTTGAAGGAAGAGATTGATAG GGAAATAAAAGAATTTGCTCGAAGACTTGGACTGGATTTAGAAGACTAG
- the LOC108218162 gene encoding protein FAR1-RELATED SEQUENCE 6-like, producing the protein MEVAHEHIDVIPHIESSESDQTDYEIEPQNSESSCSSDSDQEGEEQNEGHSPESVCFTSPDGVKFWTPICEDSKKPQLNQHYPTLEDAFIFYKEYGRICGFDVRKYTKRTDRFGNLYAKYLICNRGGSPRPKKLLDDEGNVVEGPFRKTTSKRCNCPAQVVLKTAGNRGFVLMGFIEEHNHPFVSGAGRMFLRCNRHVSHAHQQFIMDCARANIGATRAHSLVKEMTGSYENVGATISDFKNFSRDVKVRIGDHDTDKLLGKMKDRRSKPENSFYYDYKVDMKGHLTGLFWTDAIGQANYEVFGDIVSFDPTFRTNKYNMVFVPFTGVDNHWKNVTFAAGLLSNEKYKSFKWLINTFKTAMGRAPSCVITDQCPAIRKALEKWWPSTKHRLCMWHIMNKLPLKVGPKLASNKNFVEKLKSAVYSDHLTPEAFEERWKGVISEFKLESNVWLSEMFSIRDKWIPAFFSDIEMAGLLRTTSRSESSNFFFQHYHESGDTLVEFYSSFESAMDKQRLRNADDERRSEQIPLAATSMSIESDASNVYTLELYYMIREEIKSGCFHTIMSDMSRDDEYRYFKCKDELLNDQVFEVSVRHQDSHVTCSCKLFFRRGYLCRHAFAALHQCGIKQIPRAFVKPRWQKNAIRNHSFLGSSNNGGTCVDRDRAKLKRTRAWFEFNNCISVAGESEEFLDIVLNGLNTVHSSLSEKKGSCNIDNSSNRADKFIGPATAPDISVRNPNISRNKGCGSRIKSSREISIENQGTRKCSTCNKFARHNSRTCPEGKNVSTS; encoded by the exons ATGGAAGTTGCCCACGAACACATTG ATGTAATTCCACACATTGAAAGTTCTGAGTCAGATCAGACTGATTACGAAATAGAGCCGCAAAATTCCGAAAGCTCCTGTAGTTCTGATTCTGATCAAGAGGGGGAAGAACAGAATGAGGGACATAGTCCTGAGTCCGTGTGTTTTACATCCCCTGACGGTGTTAAATTTTGGACTCCTATTTGTGAAGATAGTAAGAAACCTCAATTAAATCAGCATTACCCTACGTTGGAGGATGCATTTATCTTTTACAAGGAATATGGCCGTATATGTGGCTTTGATGTGAGGAAGTATACGAAAAGAACTGATAGGTTTGGGAATTTGTAtgccaaatatttaatatgcaATCGAGGTGGTTCTCCCAGGCCCAAAAAATTGTTAGATGATGAAGGTAATGTTGTTGAAGGTCCCTTCAGGAAGACAACATCTAAACGATGCAATTGTCCAGCGCAGGTTGTGTTGAAGACTGCTGGTAACCGTGGTTTTGTACTCATGGGTTTTATTGAGGAACACAATCACCCTTTTGTTTCAGGCGCTGGACGCATGTTTTTACGGTGTAACAGGCATGTGTCTCATGCTCATCAACAATTTATAATGGACTGTGCCCGGGCTAACATAGGTGCAACACGAGCCCATAGTTTGGTAAAAGAAATGACTGGGTCATACGAGAATGTCGGTGCAactatttctgactttaagaaTTTTTCGAGGGATGTGAAAGTCCGTATTGGGGATCATGACACCGACAAGTTACTTGGAAAAATGAAGGATCGTAGGAGCAAACCTGAAAATTCGTTCTACTATGATTACAAAGTTGATATGAAAGGTCATTTGACTGGACTTTTTTGGACCGATGCCATTGGTCAAGCAAATTACGAAGTTTTTGGCGACATCGTCTCATTTGATCCTACATTTCGCACTAATAA GTACAACATGGTTTTTGTCCCTTTTACGGGCGTTGACAATCATTGGAAGAATGTGACTTTCGCGGCTGGACTTCTAtcgaatgaaaaatataaaagttttaaGTGGCTGATTAACACATTCAAGACAGCAATGGGACGAGCACCTTCATGTGTGATTACTGATCAATGCCCTGCAATAAGAAAAGCCCTGGAGAAATGGTGGCCTTCCACAAAGCATCGTCTTTGTATGTGGCATATTATGAATAAATTGCCTCTAAAA GTTGGTCCCAAACTGGCTTCTAATAAGAATTTTGTAGAAAAGCTAAAGTCTGCAGTGTATTCTGATCACCTTACACCTGAAGCTTTTGAAGAACGCTGGAAAGGTGTTATATCCGAGTTCAAATTAGAGTCTAATGTGTGGTTATCCGAAATGTTTAGCATCCGAGATAAATGGATCCCAGCCTTTTTTTCCGATATTGAAATGGCTGGACTGTTAAGAACCACATCTAGATCAGAGAGTTCCAATTTCTTTTTCCAGCATTATCATGAAAGTGGTGACACATTAGTTGAGTTTTACTCAAGCTTCGAAAGTGCCATGGACAAGCAGCGTTTGAGAAATGCGGATGACGAGAGGAGATCTGAGCAGATTCCATTAGCTGCTACGTCAATGAGCATAGAGTCAGATGCTTCGAATGTATACACCCTCGAGCTTTATTACATGATAAGGGAAGAGATAAAGTCAGGATGTTTCCACACAATTATGTCCGACATGTCCAGAGATGATGAGTATCGCTATTTTAAATGTAAAGATGAGCTGCTTAATGATCAGGTTTTTGAG GTCTCTGTACGCCACCAGGACAGCCACGTTACCTGTAgctgtaaattatttttccgAAGGGGCTATTTGTGTCGACATGCGTTTGCTGCACTTCACCAATGCGGTATAAAACAGATACCTCGTGCTTTCGTCAAACCGCGCTGGCAGAAAAATGCAATTAGAAACCATTCATTTCTAGGTTCAAGCAACAATGGTGGCACATGCGTAGACCGTGACAGAGCAAAGCTGAAAAGGACTCGTGCATGGTTTGAATTCAATAATTGCATTAGTGTGGCTGGAGAAAGCGAAGAGTTCCTTGATATTGTTCTTAATGGACTAAACACAGTTCACTCGTCACTATCTGAAAAGAAAGGTTCATGCAACATAGATAATAGTTCCAACAGAGCCGACAAGTTTATTGGTCCCGCGACTGCACCTGATATATCTGTAAGGAATCCAAATATAAGCCGGAACAAAGGGTGTGGAAGCAGGATAAAAAGTAGCCGTGAGATCTCGATAGAGAACCAGGGGACAAGGAAATGCAGCACCTGCAACAAGTTTGCGAGGCACAATTCTCGTACCTGTCCAGAAGGGAAAAATGTATCTACATCCTAG
- the LOC108218139 gene encoding uncharacterized protein LOC108218139: MKDVKMKDVLFQVKVSKSHADCSCKKFLLCGILCRHAFCALNHFEVVKIPRRLVLNRWMKNAENKVSLKMFGVSDDQESMGAISKELTNLWFNFHKCVTKAGNDLDKLKQVNKSIQDLNSELGDASGGFTKQDFMANLIGKRPTGDISIQPPLQCKNKGSGLKRIVGEREKAINQAKKKARKCKLCSSTFHDQRTCPTKKKVAES, from the exons ATGAAGGATGTTAAAATGAAAGATGTTCTGTTTCAG GTGAAAGTCAGTAAGAGCCATGCTGATTGCTCTTGTAAGAAGTTTCTTCTGTGCGGCATTTTATGTAGGCACGCATTCTGTGCACTTAATCACTTTGAAGTGGTGAAGATACCTAGGCGGCTTGTTCTTAATCGCTGGATGAAGAATGCTGAAAATAAGGTTTCGTTGAAAATGTTTGGTGTATCTGATGATCAGGAAAGCATGGGAGCCATCTCAAAAGAATTGACAAATTTGTGgtttaattttcataaatgtGTGACTAAAGCAGGAAATGATCTTGATAAACTTAAGCAGGTTAATAAGTCAATTCAAGACTTAAATTCTGAACTTGGTGATGCGAGTGGTGGATTTACAAAGCAAGATTTCATGGCGAACTTGATAGGCAAAAGGCCTACTGGAGACATTAGTATCCAGCCTCCATTGCAATGTAAAAACAAAGGATCCGGTTTAAAAAGGATTGTTGGTGAAAGGGAGAAAGCAATAAATCAAGCCAAGAAAAAGGCCAGGAAATGCAAATTATGTTCCTCAACCTTCCATGACCAAAGGACATGCCCTACCAAGAAGAAAGTTGCAGAAAGTTGA
- the LOC108218151 gene encoding uncharacterized protein LOC108218151, producing the protein MDANIQLMEAKNVYDAELAIAKNLYPDDEKIVDMEAKVNTAMETNKNWMESASNPEDLVDDEHVSLGEVRDEPIEQVDLPPDADDHLDIIAWLKSPEGIKEFEKDFDDFDYPSFSLGISQICQQVQEEHGEVETRKEHMEPEKKTKRDIKVGPAYRSPYVQRNTNIISHYSRQEIAVYRWMIQEGKDELENIFVCKEQKFLRKVIRTLSPGKKLSYSVIDIWSILMNDRENYKSPDSPMRLYFDIAFSIGPLDDKNSEEAQYQMFKSEMEHFFNRYPNIRFEGSDLLFFPVYANRHFYLVCFNLKKQAFEVIDNIRQGKNAGKYYGPRIKLLRRHFEKYLLENNLSLLANLVKNLKPSYLYGQTTQLDKIRAKYCHAILASPLNEIRQKILDEAKLLYNKMASERVMSIVIEASKRKGARVHGKKMIKGRVLFDED; encoded by the exons ATGGATGCAAACATCCAACTGATGGAAGCAAAAAATGTATATGATGCTGAGTTGGCTATTGCAAAGAACTTATATCCAGATGACGAGAAAATTGTTGATATGGAGGCAAAGGTGAACACTGCAATGGAGACGAACAAAAATTGGATGGAAAGTGCAAgtaatcctgaagatttggtcGATGATGAACATGTCTCACTAGGGGAAGTTAGAGATGAGCCAATAGAGCAAGTTGATTTACCTCCCGATGCTGATGATCATCTTGACATCATTGCTTGGTTGAAATCCCCAGAAGGAATAAAAGAGTTTGAAAAAGACTTTGACGACTTCGATTACCCGTCGTTCTCATTGGGCATAAGTCAGATTTGCCAACAAGTGCAGGAGGAGCATGGAGAGGTTGAAACAAGAAAAGAGCATATGGAACctgaaaagaaaacaaagaggGACATCAAAGTGGGACCAGCTTACCGGTCGCCATATGTGCAGCGAAACACAAATATCATCTCCCATTACTCAAGACAAGAAATTGCTGTCTACAGGTGGATGATTCAAGAAGGCAAAGATGAGCT ggaaaatatttttgtgtgtaaagaACAAAAATTCCTCCGAAAAGTGATTCGAACACTCAGTCCTGGGAAAAAATTGTCATATTCAGTTATAGATATATGGTCAATTTTGATGAACGACAGGGAAAACTATAAGTCCCCAGATTCCCCAATGCGCCTCTATTTCGACATTGCTTTTTCG ATAGGACCATTGGATGATAAGAATAGTGAAGAGGCTCAATATCAGATGTTTAAAAGTGAAATGGAGCACTTCTTTAATAGATATCCAAATATCAGATTTGAAGGAAGTGATTTG CTGTTCTTCCCAGTCTATGCAAATAGACATTTTTACTTGGTCTGCTTCAACTTAAAGAAGCAAGCATTCGAAGTTATAGACAACATCCGCCAGGGGAAAAATGCAGGAAAATATTATGGGCCAAGAATTAAACTTTtg CGTCGACACTTTGAGAAATACTTGTTGGAGAACAACTTAAGTTTGTTGGCTAATTTGgtgaaaaatttaaaaccatCTTACTTG TATGGACAAACAACACAGTTGGATAAGATTCGTGCAAAGTATTGTCATGCTATTTTGGCTTCTCCGTTGAATGAGATAAGACAAAAAATCCTCGATGAAGCAAAACTTTTATACAACAAGATGGCATCTGAGAGAGTTATGAGTATAGTGATTGAAGCAAGTAAACGCAAGGGTGCACGTGTCCATGGGAAAAAGATGATCAAAGGAAGGGTTTTATTCGATGAAGATTGA